A single Nitrospira sp. DNA region contains:
- a CDS encoding acyl-CoA dehydrogenase family protein, with translation MSTLFAGFERIEEARERFAGTSFLAGLYDGKPDFTLLLTPPQPPEEKAAGDAFCQQIDTFLRHEVDADAIERQAKIPESVIQGLFKLGAFGMKIPKEYGGLGFSYTNYGRVLTVIASWSNILALTVAVPQSIGIAMPILLFGSEDQKRKYLPLVAREAISAFALTEPMTGSDAAHVRTEAVLDRTGSHFLVNGEKLWCTNGPIARYVTLIARVPAKRVVRDGRIEWIPAHEGQGADDRVHTAFILDMSAPGLLVRQRCEFEGCRGIENAHITLKNVAIPVENVIGEVGKGLKYALTILNVGRGVSIPAICLGMAKQAWHPTLDRANTRITFQKPLAERQTQQIRLGDMAGHLFAMEALAMLVWRLADQHRHDIRIEAAVAKVFCSEHTIRFLRDAQILFGGMGYETADSKRLRGEPAFGIEQLVRDAEMYRIGEGATDILRPFVVREGLSHHLDRARALYAGDLSIIDQLRQSLKLAGFYLPWYLKQWLKRPLPASPEFAHPQVRAVAADVERASRRLARDIFRAMVRFQAAFQDEQRLQNRIESVGEDLFAMLATVLYAEEQTRLEGRTTVWELADAFCACAKRRVSSRLAEFHDRGDDVTAMTGVQALKGYYPSLSSGIVQRGLEDYRPHSQPKR, from the coding sequence ATGAGCACCCTCTTCGCAGGATTCGAACGGATCGAAGAAGCGCGTGAGCGATTTGCGGGCACGAGTTTTCTGGCGGGACTGTACGACGGGAAGCCCGACTTTACGCTGCTGCTCACCCCGCCGCAGCCACCGGAGGAGAAGGCCGCCGGCGATGCCTTTTGCCAGCAGATTGACACGTTTTTGCGGCATGAGGTGGATGCCGATGCCATCGAACGCCAGGCAAAAATTCCCGAGTCCGTCATTCAGGGGCTCTTCAAGCTCGGGGCGTTCGGGATGAAGATTCCGAAGGAATACGGCGGCCTGGGCTTCTCCTATACCAACTACGGCCGCGTCCTGACCGTGATCGCCAGTTGGAGCAACATTCTCGCGCTGACCGTGGCGGTGCCGCAATCCATCGGGATCGCCATGCCGATTCTTCTCTTCGGCAGTGAGGACCAGAAACGCAAGTATCTCCCCCTGGTCGCGCGGGAAGCGATCTCCGCCTTCGCTCTTACGGAGCCGATGACCGGTTCCGATGCCGCGCATGTCCGAACGGAAGCGGTGCTCGATCGAACCGGGAGCCACTTCCTAGTCAACGGCGAGAAACTCTGGTGTACCAACGGGCCGATCGCCCGCTACGTCACGCTCATCGCCCGCGTGCCGGCGAAGCGAGTGGTGAGAGACGGACGCATCGAATGGATACCAGCCCACGAGGGGCAGGGAGCCGATGACCGGGTCCATACCGCGTTCATTCTCGATATGTCTGCGCCGGGTCTGCTCGTGCGGCAACGGTGCGAATTTGAAGGCTGCCGCGGCATTGAGAACGCTCACATTACGTTGAAGAATGTGGCGATCCCGGTCGAAAACGTGATCGGCGAGGTGGGAAAGGGATTGAAGTATGCGCTCACGATTCTGAATGTCGGACGCGGGGTGAGCATTCCGGCCATTTGTCTCGGGATGGCGAAACAGGCCTGGCACCCGACCTTGGATCGGGCCAATACACGCATCACCTTTCAGAAACCGCTGGCCGAACGCCAAACCCAGCAGATTCGTCTCGGCGATATGGCCGGACACCTGTTTGCCATGGAAGCCCTGGCCATGCTGGTGTGGCGACTCGCCGATCAACACCGGCACGACATTCGGATCGAAGCCGCCGTCGCCAAAGTCTTTTGTTCCGAGCACACAATTCGGTTCCTCCGTGATGCCCAGATTCTCTTTGGCGGCATGGGATACGAAACGGCAGACTCCAAGCGCCTGCGGGGAGAACCGGCATTCGGGATTGAACAACTCGTGCGCGACGCGGAGATGTACCGGATCGGTGAAGGTGCGACGGATATTCTCCGGCCGTTCGTCGTGCGGGAAGGCTTGAGCCATCACCTCGATCGCGCCAGGGCGCTGTACGCCGGCGACCTGTCCATCATCGACCAGTTGCGGCAATCCCTGAAATTGGCCGGTTTCTATCTCCCCTGGTATCTGAAGCAATGGCTGAAACGGCCGCTGCCGGCCTCGCCTGAATTTGCGCACCCTCAGGTGCGGGCCGTCGCAGCCGATGTCGAACGCGCCAGCCGGCGGTTGGCCCGCGATATCTTCCGGGCGATGGTGCGATTTCAAGCAGCCTTCCAGGACGAACAACGGCTCCAGAACCGGATCGAATCGGTCGGCGAAGATCTGTTTGCCATGCTGGCGACCGTCCTCTACGCCGAAGAACAAACCAGGTTGGAGGGACGGACGACGGTGTGGGAATTGGCGGACGCGTTTTGTGCCTGCGCCAAGCGGCGCGTGAGCAGCCGGCTCGCAGAATTTCACGACCGCGGGGACGATGTGACGGCGATGACCGGCGTCCAGGCGCTCAAGGGATACTATCCGAGCTTGTCGTCGGGGATTGTGCAGCGTGGCTTGGAAGACTACCGCCCTCACTCACAGCCGAAACGCTAG
- a CDS encoding acyl--CoA ligase, whose amino-acid sequence MNLFTGASDAIDRARALPGPTAELPWVSFAEFFRSRVYDPQLVTRNFLTYCDDERRLRRTYTYAEMGATVDRLATVLHTTLGLTRGDRIATFLFNDDLTVLLYFAAWLLGIAVVPVNIEEATERKRYILEHADVSAAFCWKNVYPEIKDLQATLPTLREVVSVGEGGLHDLRRPAAARTPVHNGASGPCPSTSQVDDPALIVYTSGTTGQPKGVVLTAANLLFDADAIAAGHGFGLTDRLMCVLPVHHVNGIVVTLVTPLFCKGSVVLNRKFKTGSFWRRLHEEAATSVSVVPTLLEFLLDADEDLTSYRLERFRGPICGAGPLLKETALRFEDRFDHPIHHGYGLSETTCYSSFLPTDLTRDQHRHWLADYEFPSVGVALRHNLMAILSDRGQPVPQGMRGEICIRGRTLCAGYFRRDDANEAAFQWGWFRSGDEGFYRMDERSRPFFFISGRLKELIIRGGVNISPLEIDDVLKRHHGVKFAMAVPFEHRYYGEEIAAYIVPHQLTAPPTEAELLAHCRSGLPFAKQPKVVLFGEDVPYTATGKPKRLELKARLASALAQYRDRQFKDQA is encoded by the coding sequence ATGAACCTCTTCACCGGCGCGTCTGATGCCATCGACCGGGCTCGTGCCCTCCCCGGGCCCACGGCAGAACTTCCTTGGGTGTCATTTGCCGAGTTCTTCCGCTCGCGCGTCTACGATCCGCAGTTGGTCACGAGGAATTTTCTCACCTATTGCGACGACGAGCGCCGACTGCGCCGCACCTACACCTATGCCGAGATGGGCGCCACCGTCGATCGCCTGGCGACGGTGCTGCACACGACGCTCGGCCTCACGCGCGGCGACCGGATCGCGACCTTCCTCTTCAACGACGACCTCACCGTCCTCCTGTACTTTGCGGCGTGGCTACTGGGGATCGCCGTCGTGCCGGTCAATATCGAAGAAGCCACCGAGAGGAAGCGGTACATCCTGGAACATGCCGACGTCTCGGCCGCGTTTTGCTGGAAGAATGTCTATCCCGAAATCAAGGATCTTCAAGCGACGCTGCCGACACTACGCGAGGTCGTCTCCGTCGGCGAGGGCGGCCTGCATGATCTGCGCAGACCGGCGGCGGCAAGAACGCCTGTTCACAACGGGGCCTCGGGGCCCTGCCCCTCGACCTCGCAAGTGGATGACCCGGCCCTCATCGTGTACACGTCCGGCACGACCGGCCAGCCGAAAGGCGTGGTGCTCACAGCGGCGAATCTCCTGTTTGACGCCGATGCCATCGCAGCCGGGCATGGGTTTGGTCTTACCGATCGGCTGATGTGCGTGTTGCCGGTACACCATGTCAATGGCATCGTCGTGACTCTGGTCACGCCGCTGTTCTGCAAAGGCAGCGTGGTGCTTAATCGGAAGTTCAAGACCGGCAGTTTCTGGCGGCGGCTCCACGAGGAAGCTGCCACGTCCGTGAGCGTCGTCCCCACGCTGCTGGAGTTTCTCCTGGATGCCGACGAGGATCTCACCAGCTACCGGCTGGAGCGTTTCCGCGGCCCCATCTGCGGGGCCGGCCCCTTGCTGAAAGAGACGGCCCTTCGATTCGAAGACCGGTTCGACCATCCGATCCATCACGGGTACGGCCTGTCGGAGACGACCTGCTATTCCTCCTTCCTGCCCACTGATCTCACCCGGGATCAGCATCGCCACTGGCTCGCGGACTATGAGTTTCCCTCGGTCGGCGTGGCGTTGCGTCACAACCTCATGGCCATTTTGAGTGATCGAGGGCAGCCCGTTCCCCAGGGAATGCGCGGCGAAATTTGCATCCGCGGACGCACCCTCTGCGCCGGGTATTTCCGACGCGATGACGCGAACGAGGCGGCGTTTCAATGGGGCTGGTTTCGGTCGGGAGATGAAGGGTTCTACCGAATGGATGAGCGAAGCAGGCCGTTTTTTTTCATTTCGGGGCGATTGAAGGAACTCATCATTCGGGGCGGGGTCAACATCTCGCCGTTGGAGATCGACGATGTCTTGAAGCGGCATCACGGCGTGAAGTTCGCCATGGCGGTCCCGTTCGAGCACCGCTACTACGGCGAAGAAATCGCCGCCTACATTGTTCCGCATCAACTCACGGCGCCCCCGACCGAGGCGGAACTGCTGGCGCATTGCCGCAGCGGGTTGCCGTTCGCCAAGCAACCCAAAGTCGTGCTCTTCGGCGAGGATGTTCCCTATACCGCCACCGGAAAACCCAAGCGACTGGAATTGAAAGCCAGGCTGGCCTCCGCCCTGGCGCAGTATCGTGACAGACAGTTCAAAGATCAGGCCTGA
- a CDS encoding DUF3365 domain-containing protein, producing MRAYLLCFVALWCLTQSVSVAADNTESDLSETARLLAILLDSGRVAIGHNQALINDPSQAHTAFTPELFAAQTTAIFKERTGHNVDDLPNANVPTLAKRLLERLMVESKKTVESYQPVLNMKGLKYKGLIPATFGTETAARFQKWSGVYVKQTAPEHLIRNANNKPDLFEAEQMKELSGASFQGNRETIVSKVDAGNSVRVLVPLFYDKNCLSCHGEPKGERDISGYSKEGGKEGDLGGAISVKIDMSKLAVR from the coding sequence ATGCGCGCATACCTATTGTGTTTCGTCGCATTGTGGTGCCTGACACAGAGTGTCAGCGTGGCGGCGGACAACACCGAATCCGACTTGTCGGAGACCGCACGGCTGTTGGCCATCTTGCTGGATTCCGGACGGGTGGCGATCGGACACAATCAAGCATTGATCAATGATCCGTCACAGGCGCACACGGCCTTTACTCCGGAATTGTTTGCCGCTCAGACCACCGCCATTTTTAAAGAGCGCACCGGCCACAATGTGGATGATCTACCCAATGCCAATGTGCCGACCTTGGCGAAACGACTGCTGGAACGGCTCATGGTGGAAAGCAAGAAAACCGTCGAGAGCTATCAGCCTGTGCTCAACATGAAAGGGCTGAAGTACAAGGGACTTATTCCTGCCACCTTCGGCACGGAGACTGCGGCGCGATTTCAGAAGTGGTCCGGGGTGTATGTCAAGCAGACGGCGCCGGAGCACTTGATTCGCAACGCCAACAATAAACCCGACCTCTTTGAGGCCGAACAGATGAAGGAACTCAGCGGGGCCTCGTTCCAAGGCAATAGGGAAACCATCGTCAGTAAGGTGGATGCTGGAAACAGTGTGCGGGTGCTCGTCCCGCTCTTTTATGACAAGAATTGTTTGAGCTGCCACGGAGAACCAAAAGGCGAGCGGGATATTTCCGGCTATTCCAAGGAAGGCGGCAAAGAAGGCGACCTCGGTGGAGCGATCAGCGTGAAAATCGATATGAGCAAACTCGCGGTTCGGTAG
- a CDS encoding mechanosensitive ion channel: MTGISLDAILAWLVTMSAAVGIASLRIGVVLAVGYVAIRFVRLGLHQLERVMIVASDKDDQESGTAAKRAATLIGILRTIAQSAIWAIIIIESLQLVGLDIAPILAGAGILGLAVGFGAQNLVRDVISGFFIILEDHVQLGDVAVINGTGGQIETITFRTISLRDFSGVVHIFHNGNITTLSNMTKDWSAFVLDMGVGYREDTDRVVEVMRAVGEGLRQDQAFGALIIEPIEIVGVENFADSAVTIRARIKTKPAEQWKIGREYRRRLKKAFDAQGIDIPFPTRTLLMGEAHPPFKVEVVAGGGLPTP; encoded by the coding sequence ATGACCGGAATCTCATTGGACGCGATCCTGGCCTGGCTCGTGACGATGTCGGCGGCCGTGGGGATTGCCAGTTTGCGGATCGGGGTGGTCTTGGCGGTCGGGTATGTGGCCATCCGGTTCGTGCGCCTTGGCTTGCATCAGCTCGAACGGGTGATGATTGTGGCCAGCGACAAGGATGACCAGGAATCCGGAACCGCCGCCAAACGGGCCGCCACCTTGATTGGGATTTTGCGGACCATCGCCCAGTCGGCGATTTGGGCGATCATCATCATTGAATCGCTGCAGTTGGTGGGATTGGATATCGCCCCGATTTTGGCCGGCGCCGGGATTCTGGGCCTCGCCGTCGGCTTCGGCGCGCAAAATCTGGTGCGCGATGTGATCAGCGGCTTCTTCATCATTCTGGAAGATCACGTCCAGCTGGGAGATGTGGCGGTGATCAACGGGACCGGCGGGCAGATCGAAACCATTACCTTCCGGACCATCTCGTTGCGCGATTTCTCCGGCGTGGTCCACATTTTTCACAATGGCAACATCACCACCTTGTCCAATATGACCAAAGACTGGTCGGCGTTTGTCTTGGATATGGGCGTGGGCTATCGGGAGGATACGGACCGGGTGGTCGAGGTGATGCGAGCGGTGGGCGAAGGGTTGCGCCAGGACCAGGCGTTCGGCGCGCTGATCATCGAGCCGATTGAAATCGTGGGAGTCGAAAATTTTGCCGACAGCGCCGTGACCATTCGCGCGCGCATCAAAACGAAACCGGCCGAGCAATGGAAAATCGGGCGCGAATACCGCCGCCGTCTCAAGAAGGCCTTCGATGCCCAGGGTATCGACATTCCTTTTCCCACGCGCACCCTGCTGATGGGGGAGGCTCATCCGCCCTTCAAAGTTGAAGTGGTGGCCGGTGGAGGCTTGCCCACGCCCTAG
- the lexA gene encoding repressor LexA, whose amino-acid sequence MMTPKQFRSCREQLALTQEQLAEALRTTRVSVARYESGMRRISGAVEVAMTQLLNRTQVLMAGMVAAGAPIEPVSQSELVDVPPSMVRAGETFALRVKGESMIEDGILPGDLVVVRKQSTARNGQTVVALVNGQATIKTYFKRERSIELHPANASMKPLLVAPTDEFAIEGVLVGVIRHCDNA is encoded by the coding sequence ATGATGACGCCAAAACAATTTCGAAGTTGCCGGGAGCAGTTAGCGCTCACGCAAGAACAGCTAGCGGAGGCCTTGCGGACGACTCGCGTGTCTGTCGCTCGCTACGAATCGGGTATGCGCCGGATTAGTGGAGCGGTTGAGGTCGCCATGACGCAGCTCTTGAATCGCACGCAGGTGCTGATGGCTGGAATGGTCGCCGCCGGGGCGCCGATCGAACCGGTGAGCCAATCGGAGTTGGTCGATGTGCCTCCCAGCATGGTGCGGGCGGGAGAGACCTTCGCGCTTCGGGTGAAGGGCGAGTCCATGATCGAGGATGGCATTCTGCCGGGCGATCTGGTTGTGGTTCGGAAACAATCCACTGCGCGGAACGGTCAGACGGTCGTCGCCCTCGTCAATGGGCAAGCCACCATTAAAACCTACTTCAAGCGGGAGCGGTCCATCGAACTTCATCCCGCCAACGCCTCGATGAAACCCTTGCTGGTGGCACCCACGGATGAATTCGCCATCGAAGGGGTCCTCGTCGGGGTGATCCGACATTGCGACAACGCCTAA